GAAGCCTTTCAGCATACTGACTTTCCAGTACTTGTTCAGTTACCTGATAAGTAATTGTGCTAATGGCAACCACTGCCAAAGCGGTAAGCAGCAACACCGATGCTGTGATTTTACCTCCTATATTAATTCTTTTCAGCATGTTTCTCTTACCAAATTGTTATTCACACTAGAAAATGATGCTTGAATTGATTCTGTCTTGGTCTGTCTGCAAATTGCAATAACCAAACAAATATTTTACACTTTAGCTGCTTGCAAACTTACATTGTCATTATTTGATAGTTTTAGTGCCAATTTTTCAAAGTAATTCTCCAGAACCATTACCTGACCTTCTTCAAAGGGCTTGAATGAAGATAGCTCGAGCATACCTACCACAACATCTGCCTCCTTAATTGGCACTATCAATAAGTGCTTGGGAGTAGCCTTTCCTAGCCCCGAAAAAATCTGGATGTATCCTTCGGGTACGGTATTTATATTTAGCACTTTTCCTTCTTTAGCGGACTGCCCCACTAGTCCTTCTCCCCAGCGGAAGACTACTTTATCGCCTTCCGGTAAATGGTAAGCATAGCTGGCGAACAGCTCTATCGTCTTGTTATCTTCTTCCTCCAATATCTGGTATACAGCGCCCTGACTGGCTTCTAGTGCTCCGCAAACTTGCGACAATGCTCGATTGAAGACGGCTTCGGTATCACCTTCGGAAGCAAGAATATCTTCCGGTTCGCCTAAATGGAGATCATTTGAACTACGGTTACTGGAAGTAGTTTCCGTATCAGCATCTGCCAAATCTTGGCTCGATACTTTAAATTCCGCAATTTGATTCACCTGCTGACTCGGAGCATTCACCATAATAGTAATAGCAACAAAACCCAATAAGATGGTTACACCAACTGAGATGTATATCTGATTTAGTAAGGGGCTTAATTGTTTTACCGCAATAAGGTCTAATGCCGAAGAATACTGAGGCATCGAGTCAGGCAACTGAAATAATAGATACGTAGTTACCCCAGCCGCTATACAAAAAGCGGCTATAGTAGCCCATTTGGTTGTATTGGTAATTGCTTGCATGATATTATCGATATTGTTGGTCTAACTCTAGTAAAAACTCAATGATCTGATCTATTCCCAAGACGTAATCTATGGCAGTAAGGCTCATTGCAGCAGTTGGCATGGTATCAATCATGCATTCTTGAGGATCTTGCACTATAGTGAGCCCACCTCGGTCTTTAATTTTCTTCATCCCCATTGCTCCGTCTTTGTTAGCTCCCGAAAGCAGGATGCCTACCACTTTCTCCCGATAAGCGTAGGATGCTGTATCTAAGGTTACATCAATTGCTGGTCGAGAGTTGTTAATTGCCCCTTCGGTAGATAATGAAAAAGTGTTACCTAGCTCAACCGCCATATGGTAATTAGATGGTGCCAAATAGACACCGCCCTTTTTAATGCTTTCCTTGTCGTGAGGTTCAGTGACTGGCTTAGCACTTTTAATCGACAGGGCTTCTTCAAAACCGTGGCGCACGTGCTTCAAGCGGTGTAGGCACATAATAATTGGGAGAGAAAAATCTTTCGGAACCGACGAGAGTATACGGGTTACTCCCTGGAAGCTTCCGGCTGATCCTCCAACCAATACGGCCTTATATTTACTGTTAACTCTATACTTACTCATAGCTAACTGGATTCCCTTCCTGCTAGTCTTTGATTTTTTTATACACTTTTTCTTCGTTATTCACGATGATGAACTTATTGGCTATTTCGCACCAGATCAGCGATTCTTTAGAACCAATTGCCAAGTAACTATACTTAAACAAGCTCTCGTGAAGCTTCTTTAAAACCCGGTTTTGCAAATTCTGATTGAAGTAAATCATCACATTCCGGCAGAGAATCAAATCAAATTTGTTGAAGACATCTCCTTTCACCAGATCGAAATTGCGATATGAAACCCCCGCAAATAGCGTGGGATCAATAACAGCCATTCCATCTTTCTCTTCGTAATAGTGGCTCAATGTTTTTTCGCCCTGAAAGCGGATGTAATTTTTTTCATTCAGAGCCATATTCTTGATGGGCACCCGGCCATCTTTAGCCTTTTCCAGAATTGGCTTATCAATATCAGTAGCAATAATATTGGTTTTATGTAGTATGTCCATTTCTTTTAATAGAATACACATACTCATTACTTCTTCTCCTGAAGAGCAGCCAGCGTGCCAGATATTGATTGTATCATGATTTAAGAATAGGTTGGGAATAATATGGTCGCGCGCCTCTCTCCAGAATGAAGGATCTCGGAACATTTCGGTCACATTTACCGTGACTTCGGCTAAAAACGTCTCGATAAAAGAAGGGTCATTCTCTAGCTTCGTAATGATCGCTTTCGCAGAGTCAAGCTGAAGAATATCTATAATACGCTGTATTCGCCTTCGGAAAGAAGATTTGGCATAATCAGAAAAATCATAACCGTAGCGGTTCTTCACTACCTCGGTGATCTTTCGTAAATCGGCTATTTCTACCTCCACACTCTTTTTGCTTCCTGAAGACTGCTGTGGATCAAATATTACTTTTTGGCTTTGAATCATCGCTCTTACACCTATTTTTTAAATCACTTAATCAATTACTTCTCGCAGTAGTCATTTCAAAAATAATTCAAAAAAAGCGTATAAAAGCAATATTGGAGATACCCCTCCGGCTAATTAGTGTAATAAATTAAAACCCCTTTTCGGAAAATCAGAAAAAGGATATTTTGTAGATAGGATTTTCTACAAAGTAAGGGAAGCACTAAAAAATGGAAGTCTCGACGATATGATGAGCTAATGAAAACCTGGCTGTTTTCTGATACTTTTCTGGGTCACCCCCTCTTTTGCTGATCAGGAATAGCTTCCTACAACTACTTCAAACCAGTTTTCTTCCTGAAAATAGCGATGGGCTAACTCTTGCAGCGATTCTGATTTTATCTCATTCAACACGCGCAGATAATCTTGGAAGTACGCGTAGGTGAGGTTATGTAAATAGATACTTTTAAACTTTTCGGCTAAGGCAAAGGGTGTATCGACCGAAGTGAGCAATCTTCCTGCCATGTAGTTTTTTACGGTATTTAGCTCAATAGTATCGATGGGCTGATCTCGCAGAATGGCTATTTCACGGTAAATTTCAGTAAGGGCCGATTGGGTAAGCTCCTTCTTCACATCAGTACCAATTACTAAGTATCCGGCCTCTTGTAGATTAACTATACTGGAATAGATGCCGTACGTTAGCCCTTTCTCTTCCCGAATATTTTTCATTAAGCGGGAGCCAAAGTACCCGCCTAGCACAGTATTGAGTACTCGCATGGGAATAGCATCGGGGTGATTACGAGTGAACAGCGGCATTCCTACCCGAATAGAAGATTGCAAATTATCCGGTCGCTCTTCTAAATGTTTCTGCTCTTGAGAAAGGTTAGCCCAAATATCGGTTTGCTTTGTAGTATCTCGCCGTTCGGTGGTAAGGGTGCCAATATGTTTTTCCAACAGTGTTAGCACTTCTTCATCAACTTGCCCCGATACTATTACCTCCCAGTTGGCCGAAATATGGTTTTGGTAAAAGTTTACTAAAGAAGATTGGGTTACGTCGGCCACTTTATCTTCGGTTAAGGTTTTACCGTAGGGCTGATGCTCACCAAATAATACTGCCCGCATTTTTTTAGAAGCTACGGTACTTGTTTTTTCGTTACTTACTCGAATCTTCTGAATCTGAATAGCTTTTAGCTTTTCCAACTCATTCTCTGGGAAAGTAGCTTCCGTAAGTAGCTCTGCCAGCAGTGCTAAAAGTGGGTCAACGTATTTCTTTAGCGTGTAAATTTCAATAGAAGCATAGTCCAGTCCGGGATTTAGCTGCAAGAAAGCTCCGTAAGAGTCTACCAAGTTAGACACCGAGTAGGCTGTACGACGCTGGGTTCCTTCAGCTAGCATTTTGGTGGTAAAAAAACTACTCCCTAAATCTGACTCATGCTTCGTGCCAGCCTGCGGCAATAGCAGTTCAATACCAATTACCGGTTCTTTTCCGGCATTTATGTAGTGTACTGGTACTCCATTCGACAGGTGGTGCGGTTTGGCTTGGGGAAGCTGAACGTGATGAATAGGTTGTGAAGGGGGCGGTACCGAACGATCAAGAATCATATTTCAGATGACAATTAACAGTGAGAAATGGACAATTCAACGCTTATCTTCCGTTGTGCACTAACAATCCGGCTTTGGTGGCTAGGTAAGAATACGCTTGGTAGTATTGATTAATATCAACTTCATGGGCTAGTAATTCTTCTGAGTGATTTTGGTAACACTTAATCCATTTTTTTTCCAAGAGTGCTTTCAGTACCAAAAACAGTTCATCTTCCTTCATACCAACCGCCTCAGACAGCTCTTCAAAAGAAGTGACGAAATACAGTTCATCCAGTACATCAAATTCTTGGTCAGTCATGCTGATGATGTTTACGGTTTTTCCAAGTGTAACCTCCACCACTGGCTATTAGCCCAATAAGTATAAAATATGCCGAGTAAAGCAATTGCAGAGGTAAAAGGTTTATTAGGTTCTCTTTTTTCTTCAAAAACCGCAATACTGATTTCAGAAAAGCCCACTCCACCCCTACTTTCAGAAACAACAGCCCCACTAACCAGTAATCTAGCGTAACCCCAAGCGTAAAATAGATTAGGCCCGACAGAAACCCTACGTGAAATATAAAAACCAGCAAGGACAACAGCACTACTTGGGCTTCGCGGTGCATTTTCCATTTTCCGGCCCAACGCTTGCGCTGTTGTATAAATGAAGTTACCGTTCTTTTAGCATACGTTTTTACCACCGCCTCTGGGCTCTTCAAAAAGAAAACACCTTTAGGGTACTCCCGAAAAACCGCGTGCAGCAAAAACTCATCGTCGCCCGAAGGAACATGCCAGTGACCCTGATACCCGCCTACTCTCCGAAAGGCCGAACGAGAGAAAGCCAGGTTCGCTCCGTTGCAGGTAATGGGATGTTGCGTCTGAATACTGGCGGCACTCATACCAATCAGGCTAGCAAACTCAATGGTTTGCAATCGCTGAAACCAAGTTTTTTCCTGATGAAAGGTAACGCCCCCCGCAGCCAAAGCCGGGCGATACTGCTGAAGAAACTGCAACCAGGTTAGTAGCCAGTAGGGTTCAACCCGGCAGTCGCCGTCGGTGGTAATGATATAATCGCCTTGCGAAGATTGAATACCCTGCCAAATTGCTTGTTTCTTGGGCGAACGATTTCTGGTTGCAGTATCTGATGGGATTAATGTTATCGTCAGCTCAGTCTGGCTGGCAAAATTTCTTACCAAAGTAGCTGTTTCGTCTTCGGACGCATCGTCTACCACAATTACCTCCCAGTTGCGTTTAGGCAGCAGTTGTTGTTCATTAAGCCGTTGTTTCTCCAAATCTTGAAGCAGCGATACAATATGTCGGGCTTCATTGCGTACTGGAATTATTACCGATGCCCGAAGAGGTTGCTCGGAGAGTTTCGCTGGCTGAGGATGAAATACCGGAATTTGTAGCCAGTAGTAGTGAAAACGCACAACCAGCAGACAGTAGATAAGTACAAAAATGGTAAAAATGACCTCCATAGGTAGTAGCTACAAAGGTAAGATTGTTGACTGAAAAGCGTGAGGGAATAGTTGAATTGTTTGATTGTTGAATTGTTGTTAGTCCACAGTTGATAGTCTACAGTCCACAGGTTGAGAAGCTGGAAGTGTTTGGGTGTTGATGTCCAATTGCTAAATTACTGATTGCTGAATG
This region of Tunicatimonas pelagia genomic DNA includes:
- a CDS encoding GAF domain-containing protein, producing the protein MQAITNTTKWATIAAFCIAAGVTTYLLFQLPDSMPQYSSALDLIAVKQLSPLLNQIYISVGVTILLGFVAITIMVNAPSQQVNQIAEFKVSSQDLADADTETTSSNRSSNDLHLGEPEDILASEGDTEAVFNRALSQVCGALEASQGAVYQILEEEDNKTIELFASYAYHLPEGDKVVFRWGEGLVGQSAKEGKVLNINTVPEGYIQIFSGLGKATPKHLLIVPIKEADVVVGMLELSSFKPFEEGQVMVLENYFEKLALKLSNNDNVSLQAAKV
- a CDS encoding chemotaxis protein CheB → MSKYRVNSKYKAVLVGGSAGSFQGVTRILSSVPKDFSLPIIMCLHRLKHVRHGFEEALSIKSAKPVTEPHDKESIKKGGVYLAPSNYHMAVELGNTFSLSTEGAINNSRPAIDVTLDTASYAYREKVVGILLSGANKDGAMGMKKIKDRGGLTIVQDPQECMIDTMPTAAMSLTAIDYVLGIDQIIEFLLELDQQYR
- a CDS encoding CheR family methyltransferase, with product MIQSQKVIFDPQQSSGSKKSVEVEIADLRKITEVVKNRYGYDFSDYAKSSFRRRIQRIIDILQLDSAKAIITKLENDPSFIETFLAEVTVNVTEMFRDPSFWREARDHIIPNLFLNHDTINIWHAGCSSGEEVMSMCILLKEMDILHKTNIIATDIDKPILEKAKDGRVPIKNMALNEKNYIRFQGEKTLSHYYEEKDGMAVIDPTLFAGVSYRNFDLVKGDVFNKFDLILCRNVMIYFNQNLQNRVLKKLHESLFKYSYLAIGSKESLIWCEIANKFIIVNNEEKVYKKIKD
- a CDS encoding M16 family metallopeptidase, whose translation is MILDRSVPPPSQPIHHVQLPQAKPHHLSNGVPVHYINAGKEPVIGIELLLPQAGTKHESDLGSSFFTTKMLAEGTQRRTAYSVSNLVDSYGAFLQLNPGLDYASIEIYTLKKYVDPLLALLAELLTEATFPENELEKLKAIQIQKIRVSNEKTSTVASKKMRAVLFGEHQPYGKTLTEDKVADVTQSSLVNFYQNHISANWEVIVSGQVDEEVLTLLEKHIGTLTTERRDTTKQTDIWANLSQEQKHLEERPDNLQSSIRVGMPLFTRNHPDAIPMRVLNTVLGGYFGSRLMKNIREEKGLTYGIYSSIVNLQEAGYLVIGTDVKKELTQSALTEIYREIAILRDQPIDTIELNTVKNYMAGRLLTSVDTPFALAEKFKSIYLHNLTYAYFQDYLRVLNEIKSESLQELAHRYFQEENWFEVVVGSYS
- a CDS encoding glycosyltransferase: MEVIFTIFVLIYCLLVVRFHYYWLQIPVFHPQPAKLSEQPLRASVIIPVRNEARHIVSLLQDLEKQRLNEQQLLPKRNWEVIVVDDASEDETATLVRNFASQTELTITLIPSDTATRNRSPKKQAIWQGIQSSQGDYIITTDGDCRVEPYWLLTWLQFLQQYRPALAAGGVTFHQEKTWFQRLQTIEFASLIGMSAASIQTQHPITCNGANLAFSRSAFRRVGGYQGHWHVPSGDDEFLLHAVFREYPKGVFFLKSPEAVVKTYAKRTVTSFIQQRKRWAGKWKMHREAQVVLLSLLVFIFHVGFLSGLIYFTLGVTLDYWLVGLLFLKVGVEWAFLKSVLRFLKKKENLINLLPLQLLYSAYFILIGLIASGGGYTWKNRKHHQHD